Within Deltaproteobacteria bacterium, the genomic segment GTATAAACCGGGACAGGACTCTCAAAAGAATGACCTTCGAGCAGTGGAACGAAGTAATACAGACCAATCTTTCAAGCGTATTCAATTGTACCAAAGCCGTAATCGATCCTATGATGGAAAACGGCGGGGTAATTGTCTCAATATCTTCAATCATAGGTGAGATGGGAAACATGGGACAGTGTAACTACGCTTCTACAAAGGCAGGAATAATCGGTTTTACCAAAACTATGGCAAGGGAGCTTTGCCGGAATAATATACGCGTTAACGCCGTTGCCCCGGGTTTTGTTGAAACGGACATGCTCGGTACCGTGCCGGAGGATATCAGGGAGGGGATAAAGAAGGAGATAGCTCTCGCCAGATTCGGCACGCCCGAGGAGATAGCTCTTGCCGTTGTTTATCTTTGCTCTCCGGCCGCCTCCTGGATAACGGGAGTGACCTTAAGAATAAACGGCGGTCATTATATATAAGACTCATTTTGGAATCGTCCGTATTTGTGAACATTTAACGGCGATTTCACATGTTCACAAATACGGATCATCTATGTTTTTCTTCAATCCTGTTAAGAAGATCTCTTTATCAGCCAGTCGGCTACTTCCGGCCATAATCCCTTCAGCGACCTGCTGCTTACAGAGAGGCCGATATGACCTGTGGGGTATACAATTGTTTCCTTGTCTTTACTGGATATAAGATCGTTAAAAACAAGGCTCGAGGCAGGGGGGACAAGGTGGTCGTGTTCCGCGATCAGGTTCAAAACTGAACATTTAATCTCTTTAAGGTCAATCAGCTTGCCGTTAATCCTCAGCCTGTTTTCTGCCAGCTGATTTTCCTGATACAGATATTTTACGAATTCCCTGAATACCTCCCCCGCGACAGCGATGTTATCGTTGAGCC encodes:
- a CDS encoding 3-oxoacyl-ACP reductase family protein; translation: MLEQLHDLTDKVAVVTGGSRGIGRSICLALAEAGADILLNYSRSDKEADKVKKEIEKMGRKCVTLRANVGNFQQAQNLGKAAMNHFGKVDILVNNAGINRDRTLKRMTFEQWNEVIQTNLSSVFNCTKAVIDPMMENGGVIVSISSIIGEMGNMGQCNYASTKAGIIGFTKTMARELCRNNIRVNAVAPGFVETDMLGTVPEDIREGIKKEIALARFGTPEEIALAVVYLCSPAASWITGVTLRINGGHYI